The Geotalea uraniireducens Rf4 genome window below encodes:
- a CDS encoding aldehyde dehydrogenase family protein, which produces MTCLVTQVDQMVAKARKAAEAFKGLTQEQVDRITEAMTKAGVANERKLAEMAVEETGIGNVEDKVIKNHFGTQVVYDYMKDKRSVGIIEEDDGIISIAEPFGVIAAITPVTNPAATTLFKSLIALKGRNVICLAFHPKAQKCSAAAARIMLDAAVAAGAPANCIQWVEEPSIEATDALMKHPGVAMVIATGGGAMVKAAYSSGHPALGVGPGNVPVYIEKSANLNIAIPDVIASKTFDNGTICSSDQSVIFDDKAVAEKALKLFKENGAYLCNDEEKAKLEAVMFDKERGVPSMQIIGKKPQFIAELAGFTVPADVKLLMVPLTTTGPEDWMSHEKLSPVLGWFIVDSKEKAISAAVSQLEFGGAGHSAVVFTEDEGVATEFALRVPANRVVWNQPSVHGTIGALYNSLVPSLTLGCGAMGGNITTENVGYKNLLNIKRVARRNMAA; this is translated from the coding sequence ATGACATGTTTAGTAACTCAGGTCGATCAGATGGTCGCAAAGGCACGCAAGGCAGCTGAAGCTTTCAAGGGTTTAACCCAGGAACAGGTTGACAGGATCACGGAGGCGATGACCAAGGCCGGCGTTGCCAATGAGCGCAAGCTCGCGGAAATGGCCGTTGAGGAAACCGGCATCGGCAATGTGGAAGACAAGGTCATCAAGAACCACTTCGGCACCCAGGTCGTCTATGACTACATGAAGGACAAGAGATCGGTCGGCATAATCGAGGAAGATGACGGAATAATCTCCATTGCCGAACCTTTCGGCGTGATCGCCGCCATCACGCCGGTGACCAATCCGGCTGCAACTACCCTGTTCAAATCCCTCATCGCCCTGAAGGGGCGCAATGTGATCTGTCTGGCATTCCACCCCAAGGCGCAGAAATGCAGCGCGGCTGCCGCCCGGATCATGCTTGACGCAGCCGTTGCCGCAGGCGCTCCGGCTAACTGCATCCAGTGGGTCGAAGAACCGTCAATCGAAGCTACGGACGCCCTGATGAAGCATCCCGGCGTGGCGATGGTCATTGCCACCGGTGGTGGTGCCATGGTCAAGGCAGCATACAGTTCCGGCCATCCCGCCCTTGGCGTCGGTCCAGGCAATGTGCCGGTATACATCGAAAAGAGCGCTAATTTGAATATCGCGATTCCTGATGTCATCGCCTCGAAAACCTTCGACAACGGCACCATCTGCTCCTCTGACCAGTCGGTGATCTTTGATGATAAAGCAGTTGCTGAAAAGGCGCTCAAGCTCTTCAAAGAAAACGGCGCCTATCTCTGCAACGACGAGGAGAAGGCAAAGCTGGAAGCCGTGATGTTCGACAAGGAGCGGGGGGTTCCGTCCATGCAGATTATCGGCAAGAAGCCCCAGTTTATCGCCGAACTCGCAGGCTTTACAGTGCCTGCCGACGTGAAACTGCTCATGGTGCCGCTCACCACCACCGGCCCCGAAGACTGGATGAGCCACGAGAAACTCTCCCCGGTTCTCGGCTGGTTCATTGTCGACAGTAAGGAGAAAGCAATTTCCGCCGCTGTCAGCCAGCTGGAATTCGGCGGCGCAGGTCACTCGGCCGTGGTCTTTACCGAGGACGAGGGGGTAGCGACGGAGTTTGCCCTCAGGGTTCCCGCCAATCGGGTCGTCTGGAACCAGCCTTCTGTCCATGGCACCATCGGCGCCCTCTATAACAGCCTCGTTCCCTCCCTGACCCTCGGGTGCGGTGCCATGGGGGGCAACATCACCACAGAAAACGTCGGCTACAAGAACCTCCTCAATATCAAGCGGGTTGCGAGAAGGAATATGGCTGCGTAA
- a CDS encoding ABC transporter permease: MELLAEGIAKAVALLASLDQEVLAITLLSLKVSVTATIISLVLGILSGTLLALADFPGKRLMVSIVNTGMGLPPVVVGLFVTIFLWRNGPFGFLEILYTPTAMIIAQAVIATPIVTGITVASIQNLPANLRLQILALGATRLQMVRILIKEARLPLLAGVMAGFGGVISEVGASIMVGGNIKGYTRVLTTATVMETSRGNFDIAIALSIILLLLSFVINYVLTRIQQRERPR, from the coding sequence ATGGAGCTGCTTGCCGAAGGAATTGCCAAGGCCGTTGCACTGCTTGCTTCCCTTGACCAGGAAGTGTTGGCGATAACGCTACTGTCGCTCAAGGTTTCCGTTACTGCCACCATCATCAGCCTGGTGCTCGGCATTTTATCCGGCACCCTGCTGGCGCTGGCCGATTTCCCCGGCAAACGTCTCATGGTGAGCATCGTCAATACGGGGATGGGACTGCCGCCGGTGGTGGTCGGGCTTTTCGTCACCATCTTCCTCTGGCGCAACGGACCATTCGGATTTCTGGAGATACTCTACACGCCGACCGCCATGATCATTGCCCAGGCAGTGATCGCGACACCCATCGTAACCGGCATTACGGTCGCCTCCATCCAGAACCTGCCGGCAAACCTCAGGCTGCAGATCCTGGCGCTCGGCGCTACCCGCCTGCAGATGGTCCGGATACTTATCAAAGAGGCGCGCCTTCCCCTCCTGGCAGGCGTCATGGCCGGCTTCGGCGGTGTCATCTCCGAGGTGGGCGCGTCGATCATGGTCGGCGGGAACATCAAAGGGTACACGCGGGTCCTGACTACGGCAACGGTCATGGAGACGAGCCGCGGCAATTTCGATATCGCCATTGCGCTCAGCATCATCCTGCTCCTGCTCAGTTTTGTCATCAACTACGTCCTCACCCGGATCCAGCAGCGGGAGCGGCCGCGATGA
- a CDS encoding sigma-54-dependent Fis family transcriptional regulator, whose translation MHKFPTISKIKINQARADFISRGTLPTGLVSDSIMRSWRRSIDNGVDMERENSNIPTITSKELEGLTEKNRNLLVQSFPVMENLYEQIQDTSSMVILADATGVVLHSLGDTDFVDRARKVSLQPGGIWSEQFRGTNAIGTAIVEQLPVLVHSSEHYVTSNDFLTCSAAPIFDPYGKLLGVLDVSGDCRAYQQHTMALVRISVQQIENQMFSIGFDSDIILQFHSRPEFIGTMYEAIAVFGRDGRLLAANRSALLHLGLDRYRAQTVTFTHLFDLSLDSLLAHAGATPQPVLQLPLYGGMKVFGRARVSPARSAKVISHKGSPGASTPARKPGLSERRLLALDALEFGDTRMRSAIDKARRVAGHDIPVLIEGESGTGKELFARAMHLSGGRRNAPFVALNCAAIPENLIESELFGYQEGAFTGAKRNGSMGKIRQADGGTLFLDEIGDMPLALQARLLRVLQERTVTPLGGAGSHPIDISVVCATNRKLRDEIAAGRFREDLYYRLNGLLITLPTLREREDLRPLAQSILNEITGLGRVIRLRDDVLDIFASHPWPGNVRQMHNVLRTAVALLGEDDEISVVHLSDDFLEQYREAAPLHIESKNYLPATTVQAGTASLDHLEAQAIRQAVRECNGNISAAARRLGISRNTLYRKMRSIGL comes from the coding sequence ATGCATAAATTCCCCACTATCAGCAAGATCAAGATAAATCAGGCTCGCGCCGATTTTATCAGCCGCGGGACGCTCCCCACCGGCCTCGTCTCGGACTCCATAATGCGTTCCTGGCGACGTTCGATCGACAATGGTGTGGACATGGAGCGGGAAAACAGCAACATTCCGACCATCACCAGCAAGGAACTGGAAGGTCTCACGGAAAAGAATCGCAACCTCCTCGTCCAGTCCTTCCCCGTCATGGAGAACCTCTACGAGCAGATCCAGGACACTTCGAGCATGGTGATCCTGGCAGATGCGACAGGGGTCGTGCTCCACTCCCTGGGGGATACGGATTTCGTGGACCGGGCCCGCAAAGTGTCCTTGCAGCCCGGCGGCATCTGGTCCGAGCAGTTTCGCGGCACGAATGCCATCGGCACTGCCATTGTGGAGCAACTGCCGGTCCTTGTGCACAGTTCGGAACACTACGTAACGTCCAACGATTTTCTAACCTGCTCGGCCGCCCCGATCTTCGACCCGTACGGCAAGCTCCTCGGCGTCCTCGACGTTTCCGGCGACTGCCGCGCCTACCAGCAGCATACGATGGCCCTCGTGAGGATTTCCGTTCAGCAGATCGAAAACCAGATGTTTTCCATCGGCTTCGATTCGGACATCATCCTTCAGTTCCATAGCCGCCCCGAATTCATCGGCACCATGTACGAAGCCATTGCGGTATTCGGACGTGATGGCCGTTTGCTGGCAGCGAACCGGAGCGCCCTCCTGCACCTGGGATTGGACCGTTACCGGGCCCAGACCGTAACGTTCACCCACCTGTTCGACCTGTCTCTCGACTCGCTGCTGGCCCATGCCGGGGCTACCCCCCAGCCGGTCCTGCAGCTGCCCCTCTACGGCGGGATGAAGGTATTCGGCCGGGCAAGGGTTTCGCCGGCACGATCTGCCAAGGTAATCAGTCACAAAGGATCGCCGGGAGCATCCACACCGGCACGAAAACCGGGCCTGAGCGAAAGACGGCTTCTCGCCCTGGATGCCCTGGAGTTCGGCGATACCAGGATGCGGAGCGCCATCGACAAGGCGCGGAGGGTAGCGGGACACGATATACCGGTGCTGATTGAAGGGGAATCGGGAACCGGCAAAGAGCTTTTCGCCAGGGCGATGCATCTGAGCGGCGGGCGGCGCAATGCGCCGTTCGTGGCGCTCAACTGCGCGGCGATACCGGAAAATTTGATCGAATCGGAGTTGTTCGGCTATCAGGAAGGGGCGTTCACCGGGGCAAAGCGGAACGGGAGTATGGGCAAAATCCGGCAGGCGGACGGGGGAACTCTGTTTTTGGACGAAATCGGCGACATGCCGTTGGCGCTGCAAGCGAGGTTACTTCGGGTGCTCCAGGAACGCACCGTTACCCCGCTGGGAGGCGCCGGTTCCCACCCCATCGACATCTCGGTGGTCTGTGCAACCAACCGGAAGCTTCGGGACGAAATCGCTGCAGGGCGTTTCCGGGAAGATCTTTACTACCGCCTCAATGGACTGCTCATCACCCTGCCGACCCTGCGGGAGCGCGAAGACCTGCGTCCCCTGGCACAGTCCATTCTGAATGAGATTACAGGATTGGGGCGGGTGATAAGGTTGAGGGACGACGTGCTCGACATTTTCGCGTCTCACCCCTGGCCGGGCAATGTCCGCCAGATGCATAACGTGCTCCGCACTGCGGTCGCCCTCCTCGGAGAAGACGACGAGATCAGCGTGGTCCACCTCTCCGACGACTTTCTGGAACAGTACCGGGAAGCCGCCCCCCTTCACATTGAGAGTAAAAACTACCTCCCGGCCACGACGGTGCAGGCCGGCACGGCAAGCCTGGACCATCTGGAGGCCCAGGCAATCCGCCAGGCGGTCAGGGAATGCAACGGCAACATATCTGCCGCTGCACGACGGCTCGGGATAAGCAGGAACACCCTCTACCGGAAAATGCGTTCCATCGGCCTGTGA
- a CDS encoding molybdenum cofactor biosynthesis protein MoaE, translated as MVIVSTEPINPSEAYGLIEKSRSGSVVLHYAVVKEDIGVGKATSCIDYRSEGDTKAELGIISGELKEKWEIEDVLLIRRTGCLGVGDIISLVAASSPNSEDAFEACKYGISRLKKMATIKKQEMFHP; from the coding sequence ATGGTCATAGTGTCAACAGAACCCATCAATCCATCGGAAGCCTACGGGTTGATCGAAAAGAGCAGGTCGGGATCGGTCGTTCTTCATTACGCAGTGGTCAAAGAGGATATCGGCGTCGGCAAAGCCACATCATGTATCGATTATCGCTCGGAAGGCGACACCAAGGCCGAGTTGGGGATTATTTCGGGGGAACTGAAGGAAAAATGGGAGATTGAGGACGTGCTGCTGATCAGAAGGACCGGCTGTCTGGGGGTGGGAGACATCATCTCCCTGGTGGCGGCAAGCTCACCCAACAGCGAAGACGCCTTCGAAGCCTGCAAGTACGGGATCAGCCGCCTGAAAAAGATGGCCACGATCAAGAAGCAGGAAATGTTTCATCCTTGA
- a CDS encoding DUF3553 domain-containing protein, which translates to MFKKGDLVRHAAMPSWGIGSVVNPAKEGNLLIRFEQAGEKLIHPGYAALTKVPEDELMYLVVREVRVKWGRPVETASLIPVLKRDRYKVDGEIDVGQ; encoded by the coding sequence ATGTTCAAGAAAGGGGATCTGGTAAGGCATGCGGCCATGCCGTCGTGGGGGATAGGAAGCGTAGTGAATCCGGCCAAGGAGGGAAACCTCCTGATTCGGTTCGAACAGGCCGGCGAGAAGCTCATTCATCCCGGTTACGCAGCGCTGACCAAGGTGCCGGAGGATGAGCTCATGTACCTGGTGGTCAGGGAAGTCCGCGTAAAATGGGGGCGTCCCGTCGAAACCGCGAGTTTGATTCCGGTCTTGAAGCGTGATCGATACAAGGTTGATGGGGAAATAGACGTGGGTCAATGA
- a CDS encoding molybdopterin molybdotransferase MoeA: MPSFEDARSIIINSVAPLGVERVDLLSALGRVIAEDVTAPWDMPFYDNSAMDGFAVRTSDCLEGNCTLKVTGYIPAGGAVTPAIEPGSAVRIMTGAPIPADCDAVVPVEETEERDGAVFLKEKVTPRQHIRFRGMDVCRGETIITAGTVIHPPEISMLASFGKAVVPVFRRARVAVLSTGDELIELGEPPADGRIINSNALSLAAAIREIGAEPIILGIARDNRESHLEKMIEGLKADALITSAGVSAGDRDLVRDCLAELGVGQLFWKVDMKPGGPTAFGVKDGKPVFSLPGNPVSTMVTFEEFAKPALLRMMGHKRVIKPYVKATLREDARKKPGKVHFLRVRIEVENGRYWASISGDQNTGILKTMVRANAIAVLPKDRTAVAAGEEVDVHLLRGDVDMLEG; the protein is encoded by the coding sequence ATGCCCAGCTTTGAAGATGCGCGCAGCATTATCATCAACAGCGTTGCCCCCCTAGGCGTTGAGCGGGTCGATCTACTGTCGGCCCTCGGCCGGGTCATTGCGGAAGATGTAACGGCGCCCTGGGACATGCCGTTCTATGACAATTCGGCTATGGACGGCTTTGCGGTGCGGACTTCCGACTGCCTGGAAGGGAATTGTACCCTGAAAGTCACCGGCTACATCCCCGCTGGCGGGGCCGTAACTCCGGCGATCGAGCCCGGCAGCGCCGTCAGGATCATGACCGGCGCCCCCATTCCCGCTGACTGCGACGCGGTGGTCCCAGTAGAGGAAACGGAGGAGCGCGACGGCGCTGTTTTCTTGAAGGAGAAAGTGACCCCGCGTCAGCACATCCGCTTCCGGGGGATGGACGTTTGCCGTGGCGAGACGATCATTACGGCAGGCACGGTCATTCATCCGCCGGAAATCAGCATGCTGGCCTCCTTCGGCAAGGCGGTCGTACCGGTCTTTCGCCGGGCGCGGGTGGCGGTCCTCTCCACTGGTGACGAACTGATCGAGTTGGGGGAGCCGCCCGCGGACGGCAGGATCATCAACAGCAATGCGCTTTCTCTGGCCGCGGCCATCCGGGAGATCGGCGCGGAACCGATCATACTCGGCATTGCCCGTGACAACCGGGAAAGCCATCTGGAAAAGATGATCGAGGGGCTTAAGGCGGATGCTCTGATCACCTCCGCCGGGGTTTCGGCTGGAGACCGGGACCTGGTGCGCGACTGCCTTGCCGAGCTGGGGGTCGGGCAGCTGTTCTGGAAGGTGGACATGAAGCCGGGAGGCCCCACCGCCTTCGGGGTGAAAGATGGGAAACCGGTCTTTTCCCTTCCGGGCAACCCTGTTTCCACCATGGTCACCTTCGAGGAATTCGCCAAGCCGGCGCTTCTCAGGATGATGGGGCACAAGCGGGTGATCAAGCCGTACGTGAAGGCGACCCTCCGCGAAGATGCGCGAAAGAAGCCGGGCAAGGTGCATTTCCTGCGGGTCAGGATCGAAGTGGAAAACGGCCGGTATTGGGCTTCCATTTCCGGGGACCAGAACACGGGCATCCTGAAGACCATGGTCAGGGCCAACGCTATCGCAGTGTTGCCGAAGGACAGGACCGCGGTTGCCGCCGGCGAAGAGGTGGATGTGCATCTGCTGCGCGGCGACGTGGATATGCTGGAAGGATGA
- a CDS encoding MogA/MoaB family molybdenum cofactor biosynthesis protein — protein MKAALLILSDRGARGERADASGPALEKWLSQQGVTTNRCEVIPDEGAMIIERLREWADSNTFDLILTCGGTGVSPRDVTPDATVEVLDRLIPGFGEVMRAKSLLKTPNAMISRAVAGIRGQTLIINLPGSPKGAIENLEAVWPAVPHAVAKIQGDQAECGTP, from the coding sequence ATGAAGGCTGCATTATTGATTTTGAGCGACCGTGGCGCCCGCGGTGAGCGGGCCGATGCCAGCGGTCCGGCGTTGGAGAAATGGCTCAGCCAGCAGGGGGTGACGACCAACCGTTGCGAGGTGATCCCCGACGAGGGTGCGATGATCATCGAGCGGCTGCGGGAATGGGCCGACAGCAACACCTTCGATCTCATACTCACCTGCGGCGGCACCGGTGTGTCACCCCGGGATGTGACCCCCGATGCGACCGTGGAGGTGCTCGACCGTCTCATCCCCGGCTTCGGCGAGGTGATGCGGGCAAAGAGCCTCCTGAAGACCCCAAATGCCATGATCTCCCGGGCGGTGGCCGGCATCAGGGGGCAGACGCTCATCATCAACCTGCCGGGAAGTCCGAAAGGGGCGATAGAGAACCTGGAGGCCGTCTGGCCGGCGGTCCCCCATGCGGTGGCCAAGATCCAGGGGGACCAGGCTGAGTGCGGCACGCCGTGA
- the moaC gene encoding cyclic pyranopterin monophosphate synthase MoaC, whose product MSFNHFDEQGQAIMVDVSGKEPTLRTARAQAVVRLRPETLQAILDGRMTKGDVLGVARLAGIAAAKKTPELIPLSHPLAIHHAAVEFATDPETGEIAVTATVRAFERTGVEMEAMVSASVAALTVYDMCKGSDKGITIGQVALLYKEGGKSGVYRREEER is encoded by the coding sequence ATGTCATTCAACCACTTTGACGAACAGGGGCAGGCGATCATGGTCGATGTCAGCGGCAAGGAGCCGACGCTGCGCACCGCCAGGGCGCAGGCCGTGGTCCGCCTCCGGCCGGAGACTTTGCAGGCCATCCTCGATGGAAGGATGACCAAGGGGGACGTCCTCGGCGTTGCCCGGCTTGCCGGCATCGCCGCCGCGAAGAAAACACCGGAGTTGATCCCCCTTTCCCACCCGCTCGCCATCCACCATGCGGCGGTCGAATTCGCCACCGATCCGGAAACGGGCGAAATTGCCGTGACCGCGACGGTGCGGGCCTTCGAGCGGACCGGAGTGGAGATGGAGGCGATGGTATCGGCCTCGGTGGCAGCACTCACTGTCTACGATATGTGCAAGGGTAGCGACAAGGGAATAACCATCGGCCAGGTGGCGCTCCTCTACAAGGAAGGCGGCAAGAGCGGCGTCTACCGGCGGGAGGAAGAACGGTAG
- a CDS encoding IclR family transcriptional regulator encodes MMKKEKSSYIIQTVIHALDLLEQFHGDVVELGVTELSKRLDLHKNNVFRLLATLESHNYIEQNRSTGSYRLGLKNLELGQTMIRQMGLLRQAKPVLETLTAHCHETSYVALLQDAHIIYLDAVESDLPVRVVPRVGARLPAYCTAAGKVHLAAMAAEELVQHLPASELERCTPHTIVNREELQRQLLQVVAQGYAIDDEELDVGVRCISAPIRDYTKRVVGALSISGPVMRFTAERIAGELVPLVRTGAAEVSARLGYS; translated from the coding sequence ATAATGAAAAAAGAGAAGTCGAGTTATATCATTCAGACCGTTATCCATGCCCTTGACCTCCTGGAGCAGTTCCATGGCGACGTGGTGGAGCTTGGCGTCACCGAGCTCTCCAAACGCCTGGATCTCCACAAGAACAATGTATTCAGGTTGCTGGCTACCCTTGAGTCGCATAACTATATCGAGCAGAACCGGTCCACGGGCAGCTATCGCCTCGGTCTGAAAAACCTGGAACTGGGGCAGACCATGATCAGGCAGATGGGGCTGTTGCGCCAGGCCAAGCCGGTACTGGAAACGCTGACGGCTCACTGCCATGAAACCAGTTATGTGGCGCTGCTACAGGATGCACATATCATTTATCTGGACGCGGTTGAATCCGATTTGCCCGTCCGGGTGGTCCCACGGGTCGGGGCGCGGCTCCCCGCATACTGCACTGCTGCGGGCAAGGTGCATCTCGCCGCCATGGCAGCCGAGGAGCTGGTGCAGCACCTTCCTGCCAGTGAATTGGAGCGTTGCACCCCGCACACCATTGTCAACCGGGAGGAGTTGCAGAGGCAACTCCTGCAAGTGGTGGCGCAGGGATACGCCATTGACGATGAAGAGCTTGACGTGGGTGTCAGGTGCATCAGCGCGCCCATTCGCGACTATACCAAGAGAGTTGTCGGAGCGCTCAGCATTTCCGGACCGGTCATGCGTTTTACCGCAGAGCGCATTGCTGGAGAGCTGGTTCCACTGGTCAGGACCGGCGCCGCTGAAGTTTCCGCCCGCCTCGGCTATAGCTGA
- a CDS encoding ABC transporter ATP-binding protein, whose product MSAAASFLDVQDLEVCRGGVRVLAIPSFTLHENEVLSLIGPNGAGKSTLLLALARLIPAATGTLRCQGEPIVSDRATFAYRRRLAMVFQQPLLFDATVFDNVAAGLKIRGLSRQEVRSRVMATMELFNMVNLAERSARKLSGGEAQRTSLARAFAIRPEMIFLDEPFVALDPPTRQALMDDLDRILTETGTAAVLATHDQLEALRLSDRMVVMNQGEIVQSGTPVEVMNQPVDEFVASFVGMENVLTGTVLATAAGLVTVALAERRIEFPGTAAAGETAVFCIRPEHVTIDIFDPAGETSARNVFPATIRKIIPTGVFQKIHLDCGFSLVAYLTNQSLGNLHLDEGKRVFVSFKATAVHLIRAGK is encoded by the coding sequence ATGAGCGCTGCTGCAAGCTTTCTCGACGTACAGGATCTGGAGGTCTGTCGTGGCGGGGTGCGGGTGCTCGCCATTCCCTCTTTCACACTGCATGAAAACGAGGTACTGTCACTCATCGGCCCCAATGGCGCCGGCAAGTCGACCCTGCTGCTGGCCCTGGCCCGCCTGATTCCTGCCGCTACGGGGACCTTGCGCTGCCAGGGGGAGCCAATCGTTTCCGATCGGGCGACCTTTGCCTATCGCCGGCGGCTGGCCATGGTCTTTCAACAGCCGCTCCTGTTCGATGCCACGGTCTTTGATAACGTGGCTGCCGGGTTGAAGATTCGCGGGCTGAGCAGGCAGGAGGTCAGGAGCCGGGTCATGGCGACCATGGAGCTGTTCAACATGGTCAACCTGGCAGAACGCTCGGCCCGCAAGCTTTCCGGTGGCGAAGCCCAGCGGACCAGCCTGGCGCGGGCCTTTGCCATTCGGCCGGAGATGATCTTTCTCGATGAGCCGTTCGTCGCCCTCGACCCACCCACACGCCAGGCGCTTATGGACGATCTGGACCGGATACTGACGGAGACCGGCACAGCGGCGGTGCTGGCGACCCACGACCAGTTGGAGGCTCTGCGGCTGTCGGACCGGATGGTGGTCATGAATCAGGGGGAGATCGTCCAGAGCGGCACGCCGGTCGAGGTGATGAACCAGCCGGTGGACGAGTTCGTGGCCTCTTTCGTCGGCATGGAGAACGTCCTGACCGGGACGGTACTTGCAACCGCCGCCGGCCTGGTCACCGTGGCCCTGGCAGAGCGCCGCATCGAGTTCCCCGGCACTGCTGCCGCGGGCGAGACAGCCGTCTTCTGCATCCGGCCCGAGCACGTGACCATCGATATTTTTGACCCGGCCGGCGAGACCAGCGCCAGGAACGTCTTTCCCGCAACCATCAGAAAAATCATTCCGACCGGGGTATTCCAAAAGATTCACCTGGACTGCGGTTTTTCCCTGGTTGCGTACCTGACTAATCAATCCCTCGGCAATCTGCACCTTGACGAGGGGAAGCGGGTTTTTGTCTCGTTCAAGGCCACTGCCGTTCATCTGATCCGTGCCGGGAAATGA
- a CDS encoding substrate-binding domain-containing protein → MKIWKQFSLLLAAVTACIAFGLPTPASAAPKSVILATTTSTQDSGLLDVLIPIFEKESGYFVKTIAVGSGQAMAMGKKGEADVLLVHSPDDEKKFMAEGFGVTRRLVMHNDFIIVGPASDPAKIRGAKTSADALKRIAQSGSLFLSRGDNSGTHAKEKKLWKTAGITPDGQKWYQQTGLGMGDTLNVAAEKKGYTLADRGTYLSIRKNLGLAILVEGDAKLLNVYHVIELNPAKWPKINAAGGKAFADFMVSRKVQELIGKFGVEKFGSPLFFPDAGKKPETLGL, encoded by the coding sequence ATGAAAATTTGGAAACAGTTCTCATTATTGCTGGCAGCGGTGACTGCTTGCATCGCCTTTGGCTTGCCGACCCCGGCATCCGCAGCACCCAAATCGGTCATCCTCGCCACCACCACCAGCACCCAGGATTCAGGGCTTCTGGACGTCCTGATCCCGATATTCGAAAAGGAGAGCGGCTATTTCGTCAAAACCATCGCCGTCGGTTCCGGGCAGGCCATGGCCATGGGGAAGAAGGGTGAGGCCGATGTGCTGCTGGTTCACTCGCCCGATGACGAAAAGAAATTCATGGCCGAAGGGTTCGGCGTCACCCGGCGGCTGGTTATGCACAACGACTTCATCATCGTCGGGCCGGCAAGCGACCCGGCTAAAATCCGCGGCGCGAAAACTTCCGCCGACGCCTTGAAGAGAATCGCCCAGTCCGGCAGCCTGTTCCTGTCGCGCGGGGACAATTCCGGCACCCACGCCAAGGAGAAGAAGCTGTGGAAAACGGCCGGCATCACCCCCGACGGGCAGAAATGGTACCAGCAGACCGGGCTCGGCATGGGGGATACCCTCAATGTGGCTGCCGAGAAAAAGGGGTACACCCTGGCCGACCGCGGGACCTACCTGTCCATCAGGAAGAACCTGGGGCTGGCGATCCTCGTGGAGGGGGACGCCAAGCTGCTCAATGTCTACCACGTGATCGAGCTGAATCCTGCCAAGTGGCCCAAGATCAATGCGGCCGGCGGCAAGGCCTTTGCCGATTTCATGGTTTCCCGCAAGGTCCAGGAACTCATCGGCAAATTCGGCGTGGAAAAGTTCGGTTCGCCCCTCTTTTTCCCGGATGCCGGTAAAAAACCTGAAACACTGGGACTGTAA
- a CDS encoding MoaD/ThiS family protein — protein MELDIALFAGLRCANPDLPCCGETGFRLEVPSGTTIRALRDMLGIDPAIPLLVMVNNHHEPEESVLRADDRVAMFPPIGGG, from the coding sequence ATGGAACTGGATATCGCGCTCTTTGCCGGGTTGCGCTGCGCCAACCCGGATCTTCCCTGCTGCGGGGAAACGGGGTTCCGCCTGGAAGTCCCATCCGGGACGACGATTCGCGCGCTACGGGATATGTTGGGTATAGACCCGGCCATTCCGCTGCTCGTTATGGTCAACAACCACCACGAGCCGGAAGAGTCGGTCCTGCGTGCCGATGACCGGGTCGCCATGTTCCCCCCCATCGGCGGGGGGTAG